The Aedes aegypti strain LVP_AGWG chromosome 3, AaegL5.0 Primary Assembly, whole genome shotgun sequence genome contains a region encoding:
- the LOC5576229 gene encoding uncharacterized protein LOC5576229, producing MAMSINSLPVEVLEKIFIYLPFKDIRNVGQVCHIWKDVLSGLRFQRRIRVKLQGDFGEEVSPASMKFLSTCKNLSIVQLYADKDDSEGDNENGVEPSSPCAMHHEEDSTAEKNIANILFGTTELSSLHIFSKYNSLKRIIQNRLGELSQLKELNVSFSYNGESCKVDDQTWLLKSTSLESFNIGLPYSIGSLQLEAPNLKELHLTVNCDATWKLVEQYSKRLESLNVNLYDIETLDQIMTCSFPCLQHLELGIYDDKELQYSYSQTADRAADDEQSRKFTKQMPLLKTFCLHSNVAFYKIFPTWCSLRTSLESLELQNMEVDANVLINVLLIQPLKSLTIKQCEIVNDLPGLHIRMVGLERLKLINVVNNVLLEHNFCDLKHFELVHGFKYGNDLLQKVFYNFTSVQHLKLRFRTTLDEDALQKLHQMKNLKSLELRATEVTGEHWNLCQPLTTVQQFTLSNCFMVRFSMFGSLGRVFPSLQRLHVDRCHIVDDTGDPNAVANGGCERKTREMFPNSIVSWHDSVQITPATLKQLLM from the exons ATGGCTATGTCAATAAATTCATTGCCGGTCGAG gttttggagaaaatttttaTCTACCTCCCATTCAAGGACATCCGCAACGTTGGTCAAGTTTGCCATATTTGGAAAGATGTTCTTAGCGGTTTACGGTTTCAACGAAGAATCCGGGTGAAACTCCAGGGTGACTTTGGGGAAGAAGTTTCACCGGCGAGCATGAAATTCTTAAGCACATGTAAGAATCTGTCCATAGTACAACTCTATGCCGATAAGGATGATTCCGAAGGAGATAATGAGAATGGCGTCGAACCATCCTCACCCTGTGCAATGCATCATGAGGAAGACTCTACGgcggaaaaaaatattgcaaacaTTTTGTTTGGAACAACGGAGCTTTCTAGTTTGCACATATTTAGCAAATataatagtttgaaaagaataatACAAAATAGATTAGGAGAATTGTCGCAGCTGAAAGAGTTGAACGTTTCGTTCAGTTATAATGGAGAATCTTGCAAGGTTGACGATCAGACCTGGTTGCTGAAGAGTACCAGCTTGGAGAGCTTCAACATTGGGTTACCATATTCGATTGGGTCTTTGCAGCTTGAGGCTCctaatttgaaggaattacaTCTAACAGTAAATTGTGACGCTACGTGGAAGCTTGTAGAGCAGTATAGCAAACGATTGGAATCACTGAACGTAAATCTGTACGACATCGAAACGCTGGACCAAATAATGACTTGTAGTTTCCCGTGTTTGCAACATTTGGAATTAGGCATATATGATGACAAAGAGCTGCAGTACAGCTATTCCCAAACAGCAGACCGCGCGGCAGACGATGAACAATCACGAAAATTTACTAAGCAGATGCCTTTGctcaaaacattttgtttgcATAGCAATGTAGCTTTCTACAAAATCTTCCCCACATGGTGTTCACTCAGGACGAGTTTGGAGAGCCTTGAATTGCAGAACATGGAAGTCGACGCCAATGTGCTGATTAATGTTCTATTGATCCAACCTCTGAAG AGCTTAACAATTAAACAATGCGAAATCGTCAATGACCTGCCTGGCTTGCATATACGAATGGTTGGCCTTGAGCGGTTGAAGCTTATAAATGTTGTCAATAATGTTCTGCTGGAGCACAATTTTTGCGATTTAAAACATTTTGAGTTGGTCCATGGTTTTAAATATGGAAATGATTTACTGCAGAAGGTGTTCTACAACTTTACATCGGTGCAACATTTGAAATTACGTTTCAGAACAACG CTTGACGAAGATGCCCTCCAAAAATTACATCAAATGAAAAACCTGAAGTCACTGGAACTGCGAGCTACAGAAGTGACGGGCGAACACTGGAATTTGTGCCAGCCATTGACCACGGTTCAACAATTTACCTTGAGTAACTGTTTCATGGTGAGGTTTTCAATGTTTGGATCCTTAGGTCGTGTGTTTCCTTCGCTCCAACGGTTACATGTTGACCGTTGCCATATCGTTGATGACACCGGAGACCCCAATGCAGTTGCGAACGGGGGTTGCGAGAGGAAGACGAGGGAAATGTTCCCCAACAGCATTGTGTCGTGGCATGATTCTGTACAAATAACACCTGCAACATTGAAGCAGCTGCTTATGTGA
- the LOC5576228 gene encoding uncharacterized protein LOC5576228 — protein MELPENMTVNDLPPEMMEKIFEHLTFHERLLISATCKLWHKVIFGPQFCKRLFLHLRTLDDLVKKPYAKEMMGRCRNVNVSCSHFGENELKLLKDYMSGSSLEKLKISTSTQTGKHIVEAALQVLIELETLHLDLQGSYDGEVIQISHPKLKRIVLNGQWNYVIECGSLTTLESNQVNEISAQGVGALRRQLRSLKLSGLHKDLFNAATSDIISSSRWDYLRELCFIYPPSLEHLERMLEKMPCLESLSLYKSNQIVTGKELAPATRLSELTLGKQCIETVSLNIFLARSSLHRLSLLNCTFCATNVPLTSDSIERLSFQPVYGELLPLFPNLKVLDVEGTQETDFSSILKQISKNYKRLERLTIGVKCGEIGQFAVCLATEASLTIPFSLPTELDRLKVIQINRMDLNKIDWIACTGSKVEYIRLNGCSINGIGCKNLVQTFKHLRTLYLDHCYLRLPRADLFDIDETCSKGLRTYAPHCKISYYDCHIEDLYDYCGRSGPVI, from the exons ATGGAACTACCAGAAAATATGACCGTTAACGATCTTCCACCAGAG ATGATGGAGAAAATATTCGAACATCTCACATTCCACGAACGCCTGCTGATATCCGCTACTTGTAAACTGTGGCACAAGGTGATATTTGGCCCCCAATTTTGCAAAAGGCTATTTCTACATTTGAGGACATTGGATGACCTTGTTAAGAAACCTTATGCAAAGGAGATGATGGGACGTTGTCGCAATGTAAACGTTTCATGTTCGCATTTCGGAGAAAATGAATTGAAATTGTTGAAGGACTATATGTCAGGATCTTCCCTCGAGAAACTCAAAATCTCCACAAGTACACAAACTGGCAAACATATCGTCGAGGCCGCTCTGCAAGTTTTGATAGAGTTAGAAACTTTGCATCTTGATCTGCAGGGGAGTTACGATGGTGAAGTCATACAAATCAGTCATCCAAAACTAAAACGTATTGTATTGAATGGGCAGTGGAACTATGTAATAGAATGTGGCAGTTTGACCACTCTAGAATCAAATCAGGTGAACGAAATAAGTGCTCAAGGCGTGGGTGCTTTACGGAGACAATTACGTAGCCTGAAACTCTCCGGTTTACACAAAGATCTTTTCAATGCTGCTACATCCGATATTATATCTAGTTCACGCTGGGATTATTTGCGAGAACTTTGCTTCATTTATCCACCGTCATTAGAGCACCTCGAGAGAATGCTGGAGAAAATGCCTTGTTTAGAGAGCTTGAGCTTGTATAAATCCAACCAAATCGTAACTGGAAAAGAGCTTGCACCAGCAACACGTTTGTCTGAATTAACATTGGGAAAACAATGTATAGAAACGGTTTCATTGAATATATTCCTTGCTCGTTCGTCTTTGCACAGGCTTTCATTGCTAAACTGCACGTTTTGTGCTACAAATGTGCCACTGACATCAGATTCCATTGAACGACTATCTTTCCAACCTGTTTATGGAGAATTGTTACCACTGTTCCCAAATTTAAAAGTCTTAGATGTAGAAGGCACACAGGAAACAGATTTCAGCTCTATATTGAAGCAAATAAGCAAAAATTATAAAAGGCTGGAACGTCTGACAATCGGTGTGAAATGTGGAGAAATTGGACAG TTCGCAGTATGTCTTGCGACAGAAGCAAGCCTTACCATCCCGTTTTCGCTCCCGACGGAATTGGACAGACTGAAAGTTATTCAAATAAATCGAATGGATTTAAACAAAATCGATTGGATCGCGTGTACAGGCAGTAAGGTGGAATATATCCGACTGAATGGTTGCAGTATAAACGGAATTGGATGTAAGAATTTGGTTCAGACTTTCAAACACCTGCGAACGTTGTATCTAGACCATTGCTATCTCCGACTACCTCGTGCTGATCTATTCGATATTGACGAGACCTGCAGTAAAGGACTGCGCACATATGCTCCACACTGTAAAATTTCATATTACGATTGTCACATTGAAGATTTGTACGATTACTGTGGAAGAAGTGGGCCTGTCATCTAA